In one Mesorhizobium australicum genomic region, the following are encoded:
- the otsA gene encoding alpha,alpha-trehalose-phosphate synthase (UDP-forming) yields MSRLVVVSNRVPAPGKGKAQAGGLAVALQAALAAKGGLWMGWSGASSGARDPGAMTFREDGPITYALTDLSRKDIDEYYAGFANSTLWPLCHYRLDITDYARKDMAGYFRVNRFFARQLAPNLLLDDLIWIHDYHLIPLAAELRQMGVKNRIGFFLHIPFPPPDVFFALPVHATILAGLSAYDIVGFQTRYDADNFCSCLEREGIGRRVSDDWIKTSSGHFRVGVFPIGIDTAGFERAAQDAEHNPAVRKIARSLVDRDVVIGVDRLDYSKGIPQRFQAFDRFLRDNPAHKGRATLLQVTPKSRSDVPHYLEMQREVAELAGRVNGELATLDWTPIRYVNSSIGHSILAGLYRIARVGLVTPMRDGMNLVAKEYVAAQRPVDPGVLVLSRFAGAAREMDGAILVNPYDTEAVSQAIAQALTLPLEARRERHAAMLDHLRRHDIGAWCGAFLEALREGGQPG; encoded by the coding sequence GTGAGCCGGCTCGTCGTCGTCTCGAACCGTGTCCCTGCGCCTGGCAAGGGCAAGGCCCAGGCCGGCGGGCTGGCCGTGGCTTTGCAGGCGGCACTCGCCGCCAAGGGCGGGCTGTGGATGGGCTGGTCCGGCGCGTCGAGCGGCGCGCGCGATCCCGGAGCCATGACCTTCCGCGAAGATGGGCCGATCACCTATGCGCTGACGGATCTGAGTCGCAAGGACATCGACGAATATTATGCCGGCTTCGCCAATTCGACGCTCTGGCCGCTCTGCCACTACCGCCTCGACATCACCGACTACGCGCGCAAGGACATGGCCGGCTATTTCCGCGTCAACCGCTTCTTCGCCCGGCAGCTCGCGCCCAATCTCCTGCTCGACGACCTGATCTGGATCCACGACTATCACCTCATTCCTCTCGCCGCCGAGTTGAGACAGATGGGGGTGAAGAACCGCATCGGGTTCTTCCTGCACATCCCCTTCCCGCCGCCGGACGTGTTTTTCGCGCTTCCCGTGCACGCCACCATCCTCGCCGGGCTCTCCGCCTATGACATCGTCGGCTTCCAGACCCGCTACGACGCCGACAATTTCTGCTCCTGCCTCGAGCGCGAGGGCATCGGCCGCCGCGTTTCCGACGACTGGATCAAGACCAGCAGCGGTCATTTCCGGGTGGGTGTTTTTCCGATCGGCATCGACACCGCCGGCTTCGAGAGGGCGGCGCAGGACGCCGAGCATAACCCGGCGGTGCGCAAGATCGCACGATCGCTGGTCGACCGCGACGTCGTCATCGGCGTGGACCGCCTCGACTACTCGAAAGGCATCCCTCAGCGCTTCCAGGCCTTCGACCGCTTCCTGAGGGACAATCCCGCCCACAAGGGCCGCGCGACGCTGCTGCAGGTGACGCCTAAATCGCGCTCCGACGTGCCGCATTATCTGGAGATGCAGCGCGAGGTGGCCGAGCTTGCCGGCCGGGTCAACGGCGAACTCGCCACGCTCGACTGGACCCCGATCCGTTACGTCAATTCCTCGATCGGCCATTCCATCCTGGCCGGCCTCTACCGCATTGCCCGCGTCGGCCTCGTGACGCCGATGCGCGACGGCATGAACCTGGTGGCGAAGGAATATGTGGCGGCGCAGCGGCCCGTCGATCCGGGCGTGCTCGTGCTGTCGCGCTTCGCGGGGGCGGCGCGCGAGATGGACGGCGCCATCCTGGTCAACCCCTACGACACCGAGGCGGTCTCGCAGGCGATCGCCCAGGCGCTGACGCTGCCGTTGGAGGCCCGTCGCGAGCGACACGCCGCGATGCTCGATCACCTGCGGCGTCACGATATCGGCGCCTGGTGTGGCGCCTTCCTCGAGGCCCTGCGGGAAGGCGGGCAACCGGGCTGA
- a CDS encoding helix-turn-helix domain-containing protein, with amino-acid sequence MTTAPIFLISPDRGSVAERSIATTPAPMLFTNGEEIYAQGDRADRLYRVEFGAVRVYRLLADGRRQISAFHLPGEVFGFQADGVHHFFADAVGATGLRVMPRASAGGVTPEVMEFALRCLVRTQEHLLVVGRQNAVERIAAFLLDMAERQGGLEQFDLPMSRTDIGDYLGLTIETVSRVFSKLRAQGVIRLVSLRTVEMKKPGVLRALCE; translated from the coding sequence ATGACCACTGCTCCGATCTTCCTGATTTCACCCGATCGCGGCTCCGTTGCCGAGAGATCGATCGCCACCACACCTGCGCCGATGCTCTTCACCAACGGCGAGGAGATCTACGCCCAGGGCGACAGGGCGGATCGGCTCTATCGCGTGGAGTTCGGCGCTGTACGCGTCTACAGGCTGCTGGCTGATGGGCGCAGGCAGATTTCGGCCTTCCACCTGCCGGGCGAAGTGTTCGGGTTCCAGGCTGACGGCGTGCATCATTTCTTCGCCGACGCGGTCGGTGCGACCGGCCTGCGCGTCATGCCGCGGGCCAGCGCCGGCGGCGTCACGCCGGAGGTGATGGAGTTCGCGCTGCGCTGCCTCGTGCGCACCCAGGAGCATCTGCTGGTCGTCGGACGCCAGAACGCAGTGGAGCGGATCGCCGCGTTCCTGCTGGACATGGCCGAACGGCAAGGCGGGTTGGAACAGTTCGACCTGCCGATGTCGCGCACCGACATCGGCGACTATCTCGGGCTTACGATCGAAACCGTCTCCCGCGTCTTCTCGAAGCTGCGCGCGCAGGGCGTGATCAGACTGGTCAGCCTGCGCACCGTCGAAATGAAAAAGCCGGGGGTGCTGCGCGCCCTCTGCGAATAG
- the fixJ gene encoding response regulator FixJ produces the protein MGDYVVHIVDDEEPVRKSLAFLLTIEGFTVRLHESATAFLRAAPDIRNACLVTDLRMPDIDGVELLRRLREQGRRIPAIVITGHGDVPMAVAAMKAGALDFIEKPFEDQILIDSIKRAAEEIEKVAFNDVHSIASRLAMLTEREREVLSGIVAGLPNKTIGYDLDISPRTVEVHRANIMSKMEARSLAELVRMAIAAGVLDQ, from the coding sequence ATAGGTGACTACGTCGTTCACATCGTGGACGACGAGGAGCCGGTGCGGAAGTCGCTGGCGTTCCTGCTGACGATCGAGGGCTTCACCGTGCGGCTGCACGAATCAGCCACCGCCTTTCTCAGGGCCGCGCCCGATATACGCAATGCCTGCCTGGTCACGGACCTGCGCATGCCTGACATCGACGGCGTCGAACTGCTGCGCCGCCTGCGCGAGCAGGGGCGCAGGATCCCGGCGATCGTCATCACCGGCCACGGCGATGTGCCGATGGCGGTCGCGGCGATGAAGGCGGGGGCGCTCGACTTCATCGAGAAGCCGTTCGAGGACCAGATCCTGATCGACAGCATCAAGCGCGCGGCCGAGGAGATCGAGAAGGTCGCGTTCAACGATGTCCATTCGATCGCCAGCAGGCTGGCCATGCTGACCGAGCGCGAGCGCGAGGTCTTGTCAGGCATCGTCGCGGGTCTGCCGAACAAGACCATCGGCTATGACCTCGACATCTCGCCGCGCACCGTCGAGGTGCACCGTGCCAACATCATGTCGAAAATGGAGGCGAGGAGCCTCGCCGAGCTGGTTCGGATGGCGATCGCCGCCGGGGTCCTCGACCAATAA
- a CDS encoding PAS domain S-box protein yields the protein MKPMPVASRSGRLLADLFARENRPLARYVIAIVAVLVTFVLQVFVQEVWNGPLLLIVFAPAIVLASILGGLGPGLFSVAASLVSAYVLISLSSQFTEGPWLGLGIFAVAGGIIAWLGEVLRAAYAEMAETERQLRLREAHLSSVLDTVPDATVVIDRKGTIMSFNAAAVRQFGYSESEVVGRNVRMLMPEPYQREHDGYINRYLDTGERRIIGIDRVVVGSRKDGSTFPMKLAVGEMRSGDSLFFTGFIRDLTEREESEARLREVQSELARLARLNELGEMASTLAHELNQPLSTIANYSQGCVRMLRDAPEAIASRLREALEEVAAQSLRAGQIIRHLREFVMRGETEQTREDIRKLVEEAGALALVGSREQGVRVVFQFDTGADFVLADRVQIQQVLTNLMRNATEAMRGSERKELTVRTYPDDRFAVVEVTDTGPGISEEIAERLFKPFVTTKSGGMGIGLSISRRIIEAHGGEISVTRNETGGATFRFTLPADTETQSNDDR from the coding sequence ATGAAACCGATGCCCGTCGCCTCCCGAAGCGGGAGGTTGTTGGCGGATTTGTTCGCACGGGAGAATCGCCCGCTTGCGCGCTATGTGATCGCGATCGTCGCGGTCCTGGTGACATTCGTGCTGCAGGTCTTCGTTCAGGAGGTCTGGAACGGCCCGCTTCTGCTGATCGTGTTCGCGCCGGCGATCGTGCTCGCCTCGATCCTGGGCGGACTGGGTCCGGGTCTGTTCAGCGTGGCTGCGTCGCTGGTGAGTGCCTATGTGCTCATCAGCCTCTCGAGCCAGTTCACCGAGGGCCCTTGGCTCGGGCTGGGTATCTTCGCCGTGGCCGGCGGCATCATCGCCTGGCTGGGCGAGGTGCTGCGCGCCGCCTATGCGGAAATGGCGGAGACGGAGAGGCAGCTCAGGCTGCGTGAGGCGCATCTGAGTTCCGTCCTCGACACGGTGCCCGACGCGACGGTGGTGATCGACCGCAAGGGAACCATCATGTCGTTCAACGCCGCCGCCGTGCGGCAGTTCGGCTACAGCGAGAGCGAGGTGGTGGGCCGCAACGTGCGCATGCTGATGCCAGAGCCCTATCAGCGGGAGCATGACGGCTACATCAACCGCTATCTGGACACGGGCGAACGACGCATCATCGGCATCGATCGCGTGGTGGTGGGATCCCGCAAGGATGGCTCGACCTTTCCGATGAAGCTCGCAGTCGGCGAGATGCGGTCGGGCGACAGCCTCTTCTTCACCGGCTTCATCCGGGATCTGACGGAACGCGAGGAGTCCGAGGCGCGGCTGCGCGAAGTGCAGTCGGAACTGGCGCGGCTCGCCCGCCTGAACGAGCTCGGCGAGATGGCGTCCACGCTTGCGCACGAACTGAACCAGCCGCTCTCAACGATCGCGAACTATTCGCAAGGCTGCGTGCGGATGCTGCGCGACGCGCCCGAGGCGATCGCGTCACGCCTGCGCGAGGCGCTGGAGGAAGTCGCCGCCCAATCGCTGCGCGCAGGCCAGATCATCAGACACCTGCGCGAGTTCGTCATGCGCGGCGAGACCGAGCAGACGCGCGAGGATATCCGCAAGCTGGTGGAAGAGGCCGGCGCGCTGGCGCTGGTGGGATCGCGCGAGCAGGGGGTCCGGGTCGTATTTCAGTTCGACACCGGCGCGGATTTCGTCCTTGCCGACCGGGTACAGATCCAGCAGGTGCTGACCAACCTGATGCGCAATGCCACCGAGGCGATGCGCGGGAGCGAGCGCAAGGAACTGACCGTGCGCACCTATCCGGACGACCGTTTCGCGGTCGTTGAGGTGACCGATACCGGGCCCGGCATTTCGGAGGAGATCGCCGAGCGGCTGTTCAAGCCGTTCGTGACGACCAAATCGGGCGGGATGGGCATAGGCCTTTCCATCTCGCGACGCATCATAGAGGCGCATGGCGGCGAGATCTCCGTTACGCGTAACGAAACGGGCGGCGCCACGTTCCGCTTCACGCTGCCCGCTGACACGGAGACGCAGAGCAATGACGATAGGTGA
- a CDS encoding phosphoribosyltransferase translates to MLAAEVVALAPREPVVLALPRGGVPVADEVARALGARLDLVIVRKVGAPGNRELAVAAIVDGNPPDVVLNREIVEAYNLQEEELAGLIAQERPELERRRAAYLGTRQPVSVRGKTVILVDDGAATGTTMKVAVRALRRRSPAEIIVALPVASQEAVMELSHEADRVVCLSQPPHFRALGYHYREFHQLDDAEVLDLLAKAASRHRKGRGAAPGQT, encoded by the coding sequence ATGCTCGCTGCCGAAGTCGTGGCGCTCGCGCCGCGAGAGCCGGTGGTGCTCGCGCTGCCGCGGGGCGGGGTGCCGGTCGCCGACGAGGTGGCGCGGGCGCTTGGGGCGCGGCTCGATCTCGTTATCGTGCGCAAGGTGGGCGCGCCCGGCAATCGCGAACTGGCGGTGGCGGCGATCGTAGACGGCAACCCGCCGGACGTGGTGCTCAACCGCGAGATCGTCGAGGCCTACAACCTGCAAGAGGAGGAACTGGCCGGGCTGATCGCGCAGGAGAGGCCGGAGCTCGAACGCCGCCGCGCCGCCTATCTCGGCACGCGGCAGCCGGTTTCCGTGCGCGGCAAGACTGTGATCCTGGTGGATGACGGCGCGGCGACGGGAACGACCATGAAGGTGGCGGTGCGTGCGCTGCGGCGGCGTTCGCCGGCCGAAATCATCGTCGCTTTGCCGGTGGCCTCGCAAGAGGCCGTGATGGAGCTGTCGCACGAGGCCGACCGCGTCGTGTGCCTGTCGCAGCCACCACACTTCAGGGCGCTCGGCTACCACTACCGCGAGTTCCATCAGCTGGATGACGCCGAGGTGCTCGACCTGCTCGCAAAGGCCGCTTCCCGCCACAGGAAGGGGCGGGGCGCCGCGCCGGGCCAGACATAG
- a CDS encoding RrF2 family transcriptional regulator, with protein sequence MLTRKGKYGLKALVYLAKLPVGDLAFVNEIARDQNIPKKFLDAILSELRNAGFVQSRKGKDGGYRLARPATEIKVGHVVRVLDGPLAPIPCASRTQYQACDDCDEATCQVRHIMLDVRQAIAEVLDKRSLAEMRDAANDDLPPAHQILA encoded by the coding sequence ATGCTCACCAGAAAAGGCAAATACGGCCTCAAGGCGCTCGTGTATCTCGCGAAGCTGCCGGTCGGGGATTTGGCATTCGTCAACGAGATCGCCCGCGACCAGAATATTCCGAAGAAGTTCCTGGACGCCATTCTGAGCGAACTGCGCAATGCCGGTTTCGTCCAGAGCCGGAAGGGCAAGGATGGCGGCTACCGCCTCGCGCGTCCTGCGACCGAGATCAAGGTCGGTCATGTGGTGCGTGTCCTCGACGGTCCGTTGGCGCCGATCCCTTGCGCCAGCCGCACGCAATACCAGGCCTGCGACGACTGCGACGAGGCCACATGCCAGGTCCGTCACATCATGCTCGACGTTCGCCAGGCAATCGCCGAAGTGCTGGACAAACGCAGCCTCGCCGAGATGCGGGATGCAGCCAACGACGACCTGCCCCCGGCGCATCAGATCCTCGCCTGA
- a CDS encoding right-handed parallel beta-helix repeat-containing protein, with protein sequence MKQHLPTNLASGAGITVTVNNVTIDCNNFKLGNLAAGASNTAVGISATGRNNVIVRNCGIRGWRTGVQLSDGAYRVESNVLDFNRQTGIFVSGDGSSVRNNEVISTGGSTIPALTDFHGINVSGDVDINGNLVDGVTATATTNGNAYGIRTENSSASTVGSNIVRNLAKAGSGARRGIWNQNGAHNTIFGNTIVMDGNLIAGEAGLRCGDGLILNGASRDNTILGTGLLGTALGLLNCTSVSGDYVNPL encoded by the coding sequence ATGAAGCAGCACCTGCCCACGAACCTCGCGTCGGGCGCCGGCATCACCGTCACCGTCAACAACGTCACCATCGACTGCAACAACTTCAAGCTCGGCAATCTCGCGGCCGGCGCGAGCAACACCGCGGTCGGGATAAGTGCGACCGGACGGAACAATGTCATAGTTCGCAACTGTGGTATCCGCGGCTGGCGCACCGGCGTGCAGCTTTCGGACGGCGCCTACCGGGTCGAAAGCAACGTGCTGGACTTCAACAGGCAGACCGGCATCTTCGTCAGCGGCGACGGCTCGTCCGTCCGCAATAACGAGGTCATCTCGACGGGCGGCAGCACGATTCCTGCCCTGACGGATTTCCACGGCATCAATGTCAGCGGCGACGTCGACATCAACGGCAATCTGGTCGACGGCGTCACCGCTACCGCGACCACCAACGGCAACGCTTATGGCATTCGCACCGAGAATTCGAGCGCGAGCACGGTCGGCAGCAACATCGTGCGCAACCTCGCAAAGGCCGGAAGCGGCGCCCGGCGCGGCATCTGGAACCAGAACGGTGCCCACAATACCATCTTTGGAAACACCATCGTGATGGACGGCAACCTGATCGCGGGTGAGGCGGGGCTTCGCTGCGGCGACGGTCTCATCCTCAACGGGGCGTCGCGTGACAACACCATCCTGGGAACCGGCCTGCTGGGCACGGCGCTCGGCCTGTTGAATTGCACGTCCGTCTCGGGCGACTACGTGAACCCGCTGTAA
- a CDS encoding SIMPL domain-containing protein yields MKKSTLKAALAALALPAFAHSAAFAQEAPRPAPRIVVTGQGEAAIAPDMAVLTLGVMRQADTARAALDAANAAMAEVTAAMKAEGVADRDLQTSNFSISPVYAYPTSDQQGQPPKITGYEVNNTLTVRLREIAKVGTVLDKAVTLGVNQGGGISFTNDDPSAALTEARIKAIKNATAKAKTLAEAAGVGLGKVIEISEQSYMPQAVPYAMKVRDAAAASVPVEAGENAYRVDVNVTFELGQ; encoded by the coding sequence ATGAAGAAATCCACTCTCAAGGCCGCGCTTGCGGCGCTTGCGTTGCCGGCATTCGCGCATTCGGCCGCTTTCGCCCAGGAGGCGCCGCGACCCGCGCCGCGAATCGTCGTCACCGGCCAGGGCGAGGCGGCGATCGCTCCCGACATGGCGGTGCTGACGCTGGGCGTAATGCGCCAGGCCGACACCGCGCGCGCGGCTCTCGACGCAGCGAACGCGGCGATGGCCGAGGTTACGGCGGCGATGAAGGCGGAAGGGGTAGCCGATCGCGACCTGCAGACCTCCAACTTCTCCATTTCGCCGGTCTACGCCTACCCGACCTCCGACCAGCAGGGCCAGCCGCCGAAAATCACCGGCTACGAGGTCAACAACACGCTCACGGTGCGCCTGCGCGAGATCGCCAAGGTCGGCACCGTGCTCGACAAGGCGGTGACGCTCGGCGTCAACCAGGGCGGCGGCATCTCCTTCACCAATGACGATCCGTCCGCGGCCCTCACCGAGGCCCGCATCAAGGCGATCAAGAATGCGACGGCCAAGGCCAAGACCCTTGCCGAAGCGGCAGGCGTCGGGCTCGGCAAGGTGATCGAGATCTCGGAACAGAGCTACATGCCCCAGGCCGTTCCCTATGCGATGAAGGTCCGCGACGCCGCGGCAGCGAGCGTTCCGGTCGAGGCCGGCGAGAACGCTTACCGGGTCGACGTCAACGTCACCTTCGAACTCGGCCAGTAA
- a CDS encoding YcgN family cysteine cluster protein → MSQPFWKTVPLEEMTAAQWESLCDGCGKCCLSKLEDEDTGDIYFTSVGCRLFDAGTCRCTDYANRQKKVEDCVQLTPQNVRTIPWLPSTCAYRLVATGQDLAWWHPLVSGRADTVHKAGISVRGKVTANESDLAEPEDYFDHMLADEP, encoded by the coding sequence ATGTCGCAACCGTTCTGGAAGACCGTTCCCCTCGAGGAGATGACCGCCGCGCAGTGGGAATCGCTGTGCGACGGCTGCGGCAAGTGCTGCCTGTCCAAGCTCGAGGACGAGGACACCGGCGACATCTACTTCACCTCCGTCGGCTGCCGCTTGTTTGATGCCGGCACGTGCCGCTGCACCGACTACGCCAACCGGCAGAAGAAAGTGGAAGACTGCGTGCAGCTGACGCCGCAGAACGTGCGCACGATCCCCTGGCTACCGTCGACCTGTGCCTACCGGCTGGTGGCGACCGGGCAGGACCTTGCCTGGTGGCATCCGCTCGTCTCGGGCCGCGCCGACACGGTGCACAAAGCGGGCATCTCCGTGCGGGGCAAAGTCACCGCCAACGAGAGCGATCTGGCCGAGCCGGAGGACTATTTCGACCACATGCTTGCCGACGAGCCGTGA
- a CDS encoding OmpA family protein: protein MNKLKTKIAAATALGLLMAEAAPVAYAAQAGGENSSIDRIVTGPVPQDTILLAQGAAGSSEESEQLLPRQRQERQNQKARQAQPEQAAEEPAPRRKGQRQDAEQPAEEAQPRNNRRAQQPAEQQEKPVIRRAEPEKPAEAPPRREAQPAEETQPRNNRKAQQPAEQAEEPAARPAKPEQRAQPEQPAASKGEGQASREERLRQRREALKKLQQGQDNGADTGSSEQKPPQRAEPAQPAQPAQPSQEAEPPRQAQPAQPAEPAQPPRQAQPAEPPAAGAGEAEQAKPNETDRERRLRERREALRKLQGEQPAAEGGTVEGGPARQPGATEPPPQQAGQPGAIEGAPENAAPILDSQKPRRRGDGRRDVGQGNEPVAPPIARSPTPPPANDEDAQANAPRVDDLPSVRDEQGRRVEGRPRRYERPEGADVLKEIGSRVIFELGNQLLIENNDRSRLTRDSRDVYYEELPRGRTRETIVRPNGVTIVTIRDRYGEVIRRSRIMPDGREYVLVYVDEDRLDRGGRGEWRDPGDDLPPLVITMPYEQYVFDAERVDYNDDEAYYEFLEQPPVEKVERLYSVDEVKRSARVRDSVRRIDLDTITFDTGSANIDDSQVEKLDGVANAMLRLLEKNPAETFLIEGHTDAVGSDLSNLTLSDERAEAVASALTEVFQVPAENLTTQGYGEQYLKIDTPAAERENRRVAIRRITPLVAPVASAQ, encoded by the coding sequence TTGAACAAGCTCAAAACAAAGATCGCCGCGGCGACCGCGCTTGGCCTCTTGATGGCCGAAGCAGCACCCGTGGCCTACGCCGCGCAGGCCGGCGGGGAGAACTCGTCCATCGACCGCATCGTCACCGGCCCGGTTCCCCAGGACACAATACTTCTGGCGCAGGGTGCAGCGGGAAGCTCCGAAGAGAGCGAGCAACTTCTGCCCCGCCAGCGCCAGGAACGCCAGAACCAGAAAGCCCGGCAGGCCCAGCCCGAACAGGCGGCGGAGGAACCCGCGCCACGCCGCAAGGGTCAGCGGCAGGATGCTGAACAGCCGGCGGAAGAGGCCCAGCCGCGCAACAATCGTCGCGCCCAGCAGCCTGCCGAACAGCAGGAAAAACCGGTGATCCGCCGTGCCGAGCCTGAAAAGCCTGCCGAGGCGCCGCCACGCCGGGAGGCGCAGCCCGCGGAAGAGACACAGCCGCGCAATAACCGCAAGGCGCAGCAGCCGGCCGAACAGGCGGAAGAGCCTGCAGCCCGTCCTGCCAAGCCCGAGCAGCGCGCTCAGCCGGAACAGCCGGCTGCGAGCAAGGGCGAAGGTCAGGCCTCGCGCGAGGAGCGCCTGCGTCAGCGCCGCGAGGCGCTCAAGAAGCTTCAACAAGGTCAGGACAACGGCGCCGATACGGGAAGCTCCGAACAGAAGCCGCCCCAGCGCGCCGAACCTGCCCAGCCCGCGCAGCCTGCCCAACCTTCTCAGGAGGCTGAGCCTCCGCGTCAGGCCCAGCCTGCGCAGCCGGCCGAACCGGCACAGCCTCCCCGCCAGGCGCAACCGGCCGAGCCGCCGGCCGCCGGCGCCGGTGAGGCGGAGCAGGCCAAGCCCAACGAGACCGATCGCGAGCGCCGCCTGCGCGAACGCCGCGAGGCGCTGCGCAAGCTGCAGGGCGAACAGCCGGCGGCTGAGGGCGGCACGGTGGAAGGCGGTCCCGCGCGCCAGCCGGGCGCAACGGAGCCCCCGCCCCAGCAGGCGGGCCAGCCCGGCGCCATTGAGGGCGCGCCCGAGAATGCGGCTCCGATCCTCGACAGCCAGAAGCCGCGTCGCCGCGGCGACGGCCGTCGCGATGTCGGTCAGGGCAACGAACCGGTTGCGCCGCCGATCGCGCGTTCGCCGACCCCGCCGCCGGCCAATGACGAGGATGCGCAGGCCAATGCGCCGCGTGTGGACGACCTTCCGTCCGTCCGCGACGAACAGGGCCGCCGCGTCGAAGGTCGTCCACGCCGCTACGAGCGGCCGGAAGGCGCGGACGTGCTGAAGGAGATCGGCAGCCGCGTCATCTTCGAGCTCGGTAACCAGCTCCTGATCGAGAACAACGATCGTTCCCGTCTCACCCGCGACTCGCGCGACGTCTACTATGAGGAGCTGCCGCGCGGCCGCACCCGCGAGACGATCGTGCGCCCGAACGGCGTGACCATCGTGACCATCCGCGACCGCTACGGCGAGGTGATCCGTCGTTCGCGCATCATGCCGGATGGCCGCGAATATGTGCTGGTCTATGTCGACGAGGACCGGCTTGATCGTGGCGGCCGCGGCGAATGGCGCGATCCGGGCGACGACCTGCCGCCGCTGGTCATCACCATGCCCTACGAGCAGTATGTCTTCGACGCCGAGCGGGTCGACTACAACGACGACGAGGCCTATTACGAGTTCCTCGAACAGCCTCCGGTCGAGAAGGTCGAGCGCCTCTATTCGGTGGACGAGGTGAAGCGGTCGGCCCGCGTGCGCGACAGCGTGCGGCGCATCGACCTCGACACGATCACCTTCGACACCGGCTCGGCTAACATCGACGACAGCCAGGTGGAAAAGTTGGACGGCGTGGCGAACGCGATGCTGCGCCTCCTGGAAAAGAACCCGGCGGAGACCTTCCTCATCGAAGGCCACACCGACGCGGTCGGCTCCGATCTGTCGAACCTGACGCTCTCCGACGAGCGCGCCGAGGCAGTTGCCTCGGCCCTCACCGAGGTGTTCCAGGTCCCGGCAGAGAACCTCACCACCCAGGGCTATGGCGAACAGTATCTGAAGATCGATACGCCGGCGGCCGAGCGCGAGAACCGTCGCGTTGCGATCCGCCGCATCACCCCGCTCGTCGCCCCCGTGGCGAGCGCGCAGTAG